One region of Maylandia zebra isolate NMK-2024a linkage group LG10, Mzebra_GT3a, whole genome shotgun sequence genomic DNA includes:
- the LOC112435439 gene encoding uncharacterized protein LOC112435439, protein MTIVDRSSEKSDHESAGLGPGAAVYNSTPSSEDQPKDQGAGPQSTPSSEDQPKDQGAGPQSTPSSEDQPKDQVINSGDGIDLPQKVLFSPDRLSLNWAQVHLIGAGLQNMGNTCFLNSALQCLSYTPPLANYMLTREHSKTCHEPGFCMMCTMQNHIIQVFTNSGNVIKPIGVLNELGWIANHFRYGSQEDAHEFLRCTVDAMQRSCLPGTKLDRQTQATSFIHQVFGGYLRSRVKCLNCKAVSDTFDPFLDVTLEIKTAPNVSKALEQFVKPEQLGGENAYKCTKCNKMVTASKRFTIHRSANVLTISLKRFADFSGGKITKDVKYLEHLDLRPFMSQSHGEPQLYRLYAVLVHSGLSCHTGHYFCYIKASNEQWFQMNDSSVSVSDISTVLNQQAYVLFYIKCTDVGKTGDYSHLNHNAGISGQASPQPVVSPRTIATMPHNSVGFIGPQLPPHMNKIAEVIDDRPEEVKQMEVFRTSNRWKAIGVDQNDDTEEGNGKEHQNTEAGSLSRGLHDSPELSSKRRGQDSPVKKTRHDSPDISPPKRSRKYSPDVSPHRTRRHDSPDVSPPRRRRHDSPDVSPPRTRPHDSPDVSPPRRRRHDSPDVSPPRTRPHDSPDVSPPRRRRHDSPDVSPPRTRPHDSPDVSPPRTRPHDSPDVSPPRTRPHDSPDVSPPKRRRHDSPVVSPPKRRRHDSPDVSPPRRRRHDSPDVSPHRTRPHDSPDVSPPRTRPHDSPDVSPPKRRRHDSPVVSPPKRRRHDSPDVSPPRRRRHDSPDVSPHRTRPHDSPDVSPPRRRRHDSPDVSPPRTRHHNSPDVSPPKRRRHDSPDVSPPRRRRHDSPDVSPPRRRRHDSPDLSPPRQCSGKSEKMQSKDSASNKSKLSSSLLSKKRSPDPHRSAVAKKGQNRHDSDSDPSPPRKRPLKGNASDSDQSPPRRPSKTKRGSDSDQSPPRGQPPSGRDSDGDLSPPRRPGQSQGQRMLSGGKAGLVSVDILRKEQKENRRREKHNQPLEDESRKAQTIFRDKSGKRRDLDSERNEQKKKAGEKAATDEKYAQWGKRLAQIQMHHQKLKEALREALKPLEDLDRMLREQEREGDPMAAMRRRKKDRGTKTQDI, encoded by the exons ATGACCATAGTTGACAGATCTTCAGAAAAGTCTGACCACGAGTCAGCCGGACTCGGACCTGGAGCTGCTGTGTACAACAGTACACCCTCCTCTGAGGACCAGCCCAAGGACCAAGGGGCTGGTCCTCAGAGTACACCCTCCTCTGAGGACCAGCCCAAGGACCAAGGGGCTGGTCCTCAGAGTACACCCTCCTCTGAGGACCAGCCCAAGGACCAAG tGATCAACAGTGGCGATGGAATTGACTTGCCCCAGAAGGTGCTGTTCTCACCAGATCGGCTCAGCCTAAATTGGGCCCAGGTTCACCTCATTGGTGCAGGCCTCCAGAACATGGGGAACACCTGCTTCCTCAACTCAGCCCTGCAGTGTCTCAGCTACACCCCTCCTTTAGCAAACTACATGCTGACGCGGGAGCACTCCAAAACAT GTCATGAGCCAGGGTTCTGTATGATGTGTACCATGCAAAACCACATCATTCAGGTTTTTACCAACTCTGGGAATGTCATTAAGCCCATTGGTGTACTCAATGAGCTTGGGT GGATTGCAAACCACTTCCGCTATGGAAGCCAGGAAGATGCTCATGAATTCCTGCGGTGCACAGTGGATGCTATGCAAAGGTCCTGCTTACCTGGAACCAA ATTGGACAGGCAAACGCAGGCAACCTCTTTCATCCATCAAGTGTTTGGCGGGTACCTAAGATCCAGAG ttaaatgtttaaactgcaAAGCTGTCTCAGATACATTTGACCCTTTTCTGGATGTCACTCTGGAAATTAAG ACTGCTCCAAATGTCTCCAAAGCTCTGGAGCAGTTTGTCAAGCCAGAACAGCTGGGTGGTGAAAATGCTTATAAATGCACCAA GTGCAACAAAATGGTAACGGCCTCAAAAAGATTTACAATCCATCGCAGCGCCAATGTGCTCACCATCTCACTCAAACGCTTTGCAGACTTCAGTGGAGGCAAAATCACAAAG GATGTGAAGTATTTGGAGCATCTGGATCTGCGGCCCTTCATGTCGCAGTCCCACGGGGAGCCCCAGCTCTACAGGCTGTATGCTGTGCTGGTTCACTCTGGATTGAGTTGTCATACTGGACACTATTTCTGCTATATTAAG GCCAGCAATGAGCAGTGGTTTCAGATGAATGACTCGTCCGTGTCAGTCAGTGACATTAGCACTGTTCTCAACCAGCAGGCCTATGTCCTCTTCTACATCAA GTGCACAGATGTGGGAAAAACTGGGGACTACAGCCACTTGAACCATAACGCTGGCATATCTGGTCAGGCATCTCCCCAGCCGGTGGTGAGCCCACGCACCATCGCCACCATGCCTCACAACAGTGTTGGCTTCATAGGTCCCCAGCTGCCACCACACATGAACAAG ATTGCTGAGGTGATTGATGATCGACCTGAGGAAGTGAAACAGATGGAAGTTTTTAGGACCAGCAACAGATGGAAAGCAATTGGAG TGGATCAAAATGATGACACAGAGGAAGGAAATGGAAAAGAACATCAAAATACAGAGGCTGGCTCATTAAGCAGAGGTCTACATGACTCACCCGAGTTGTCTTCAAAGAGAAGAGGACAGGATTCTCCTGTCAAAAAGACCCGGCATGACTCTCCAGACATCTCTCCACCAAAGAGAAGTCGGAAGTACTCTCCGGATGTCTCTCCTCACAGGACaagacgtcacgactctcctgatgtctctcctcccaggagaagacgtcatgactctccagatgtctctcctcccaggactagacctcacgactctccagatgtctctcctcccaggagaagacgtcatgactctccagatgtctctcctcccaggactagacctcacgactctccagatgtctctcctcccaggagaagacgtcatgactctccagatgtctctcctcccaggactagacctcatgactctccagatgtctctcctcccaggactagacctcacgactctccagatgtctctcctcccaggactagacctcacgactctccagatgtctctcctcccaagagaagacgtcacgactctcctgttgtctctcctcccaagagaagacgtcacgactctccagatgtctctcctcccaggagaagacgtcacgactctcctgatgtctctcctcacaggactagacctcacgactctccagatgtctctcctcccaggactagacctcacgactctccagatgtctctcctcccaagagaagacgtcacgactctcctgttgtctctcctcccaagagaagacgtcacgactctccagatgtctctcctcccaggagaagacgtcacgactctcctgatgtctctcctcacaggactagacctcacgactctccagatgtctctcctcccaggagaagacgtcatgactctccagatgtctctcctcccaggactagacATCAcaactctccagatgtctctcctcccaagagaagacgtcacgactctcctgatgtctctcctcccaggagaagacgtcatgactctccagatgtctctcctcccaggagaagacgcCATGACTCCCCAGACTTGTCACCACCAAGACAGTGTTCAGGAAAGTCagaaaaaatgcaaagtaaag ATTCAGCCTCCAACAAAAGCAAGCTCAGCTCATCCTTGTTAAGTAAAAAACGCTCACCGGATCCTCATCGGTCAGCGGTGGCTAAGAAGGGTCAGAATAGACATGATTCAGACTCGGATCCGTCTCCCCCGAGGAAAAGGCCCCTGAAGGGAAACGCCTCAGACTCCGACCAATCTCCCCCAAGGAGGCCCTCAAAAACTAAACGGGGCTCAGACTCTGACCAGTCTCCACCCAGGGGGCAGCCACCGAGTGGAAGGGACTCGGATGGAGATTTGTCACCACCTCGTAGGCCAGGCCAGTCACAG gGCCAAAGGATGCTATCTGGTGGAAAGGCAGGCCTGGTTTCTGTGGACATTTTAAGGAAAGAGCAAAAGGAGAACAGacgcagagaaaaacacaatcagCCACTTGAAG ATGAATCGCGTAAGGCTCAGACGATTTTCAGAGACAAAAGTGGCAAAAGGAGGGATCTGGATTCAGagagaaatgaacagaaaaagaaagctggTGAAAAAGCGGCAACAGACGAGAAATACGCTCAGTGGGGAAAACG GTTGGCACAGATCCAGATGCATCACCAGAAACTTAAGGAAGCGCTGCGCGAAGCCCTTAAGCCACTTGAGGATCTTGACCGCATGTTGAGAGAACAGGAAAGAGAAGGCGATCCTATGGCTGCAATGCGCAGGCGTAAAAAGGACCgtggcacaaaaacacaagataTTTAA
- the LOC112435413 gene encoding uncharacterized protein LOC112435413 codes for SPDISPPKRSRKYSPDDSPHRTRRHDSPDVSPPRTRPHDSPDVSPPRRRRHDSPDVSPPRTRPHDSPDVSPPRRRRHDSPDVSPPRTRPHDSPDVSPPRRRRHDSPDVSPPRTRPHDSPDVSPPRRRRHDSPDVSPPRTRPHDSPDVSPPKRRRHDSPVVSPPKRRRHDSPDVSPHRTRPHDSPDVSPPRRRRHDSPDVSPHRTRPHDSPDVSPPRRRRHDSPDVSPPRTRHHNSPDVSPPKRRRHDSPDVSPPRRRRHDSPDVSPPKRRRHDSPDVSPPRRRRHDSPDLSPPRQCSGKSEKMQSKDSASNKSKLSSSLLSKKRSPDPHRSAVAKKGQNRHDSDSDPSPPRKRPLKGNASDSDQSPPRRPSKTKRGSDSDQSPPRGQPPSGRDSDGDLSPPRRPGQSQGQRMLSGGKAGLVSVDILRKEQKENRRREKHNQPLEDESRKAQTIFRDKSGKRRDLDSERNEQKKKAGEKAARDEKYAQWGKG; via the exons TCTCCAGACATCTCTCCACCAAAGAGAAGTCGGAAGTACTCTCCGGATGACTCTCCTCACAGGACaagacgtcacgactctcctgatgtctctcctcccaggactagacctcacgactctccagatgtctctcctcccaggagaagacgtcatgactctccagatgtctctcctcccaggactagacctcacgactctccagatgtctctcctcccaggagaagacgtcatgactctcctgatgtctctcctcccaggactagacctcacgactctccagatgtctctcctcccaggagaagacgtcatgactctccagatgtctctcctcccaggactagacctcacgactctccagatgtctctcctcccaggagaagacgtcatgactctccagatgtctctcctcccaggactagacctcatgactctccagatgtctctcctcccaagagaagacgtcacgactctcctgttgtctctcctcccaagagaagacgtcatgactctccagatgtctctcctcacaggactagacctcacgactctccagatgtctctcctcccaggagaagacgtcacgactctcctgatgtctctcctcacaggactagacctcacgactctccagatgtctctcctcccaggagaagacgtcatgactctccagatgtctctcctcccaggactagacATCAcaactctccagatgtctctcctcccaagagaagacgtcacgactctcctgatgtctctcctcccaggagaagacgtcatgactctccagatgtctctcctcccaagagaagacgtcacgactctccagatgtctctcctcccaggagaagacgcCATGACTCCCCAGACTTGTCACCACCAAGACAGTGTTCAGGAAAGTCagaaaaaatgcaaagtaaag ATTCAGCCTCCAACAAAAGCAAGCTCAGCTCATCCTTGTTAAGTAAAAAACGCTCACCGGATCCTCATCGGTCAGCGGTGGCTAAGAAGGGTCAGAATAGACATGATTCAGACTCGGATCCGTCTCCCCCGAGGAAAAGGCCCCTGAAGGGAAACGCCTCAGACTCCGACCAATCTCCCCCAAGGAGGCCCTCAAAAACTAAACGGGGCTCAGACTCTGACCAGTCTCCACCCAGGGGGCAGCCACCGAGTGGAAGGGACTCGGATGGAGATTTGTCACCACCTCGTAGGCCAGGCCAGTCACAG gGCCAAAGGATGCTATCTGGTGGAAAGGCAGGCCTGGTTTCTGTGGACATTTTAAGGAAAGAGCAAAAGGAGAACAGacgcagagaaaaacacaatcagCCACTTGAAG ATGAATCGCGTAAGGCTCAGACGATTTTCAGAGACAAAAGTGGCAAAAGGAGGGATCTGGATTCAGagagaaatgaacagaaaaagaaagctggTGAAAAAGCGGCAAGAGATGAGAAATACGCTCAGTGGGGAAAAGGGTAA
- the LOC101483356 gene encoding rho GTPase-activating protein 42, with amino-acid sequence MGLPTLEFSDSFLDSPDFRERLQCHEIELERTNRFIKDLIKDGNMLISALKSLSLAVQRFSQSLQEFQFECIGDAETDDEVNIAQSLKEFSQLLSTMEEERKRLIQNADDVLISPLEKFRKEQIGAVKEEKKQFDKETERYYSVLEKHLSLSSKKKESQLQEADSQMSKDRQIFYDASLQYVFKIQEVQERKKFEFVEPLLAFLQGLFTFYHEGYELASEFEPYKQQLQFNLQNARNNFESTRAEVERLMKRIRSAEEDFKAPSCFTMEGYLYIQEKRPLGSVWTRYYCTYERSSKMFTMSNTEIRPASRQNGVVHNTPEMFRLRSCVRRKTDSIDKRFCFDIEVVERQGVITLQALSEANRRLWMEAMDGKEPIYTLPSLLSKKEETFLNEAGFKFVKKCIELVEARGITTLGLYRTGGVNSKVQRLMTSVFASTAASDMQLEADAWDTKTITSGLKDYFRCLAEPLLTYRLHKDFIRAARYDELNHRVRAIHALVHKLPEKNRTMLDLLTNHLLKVSSHSNENMMTVSNLGMIFGPTLMRSQEETVAAMMNIKFQNIVVEIIIENHDKIFSEAPDLSVPLPQAPSSRSTPRRSKAICLSSGKRRARLYPPALCLADNDSDTFSSSSSTTPMGSQESLSSHSSEKNGLSQTSPPSSPAAEPSSPSSKQSSPAAASSCSLPQNGKGQKPPTDSASSPHLLPSASWTSTQLTPTQQTSSVSSSTSSLLSAVEKSIKRNSVDSLASGKESRSPSRASTSTSSAQNSSVERASSLREAGPVQRVASVSSLKSTHSVDGRNAPSVTVTDTKVSDSTSPRQLRTAYRTASSSSSSSSSLFPYRLSTSSSLTSLHISEDYKSCHGSVQSLMSLDPQEATHMRKSSRIRCGSDLTSKHSVSSNGYQRPGSLLSARLPQRESSIFSSALDVCSTGRDAKALYSCEAEHSHELSFPQGALFSNVCPSVEPGWLQATYNGRTGLVPENYITYM; translated from the exons ATGGGTCTGCCGACGCTGGAGTTCAGTGATTCTTTCCTGGACAGCCCGGATTTCAGAGAGCGGCTGCAGTGCCATGAAATAGAGTTGGAGCGAACCAACAGGTTCATAAAAGACCTCATCAAAGATGGAAACATGCTCATATCTGCCCTTAAAA GTCTTTCTCTTGCTGTACAGCGATTCTCACAGTCTCTGCAGGAGTTTCAGTTTGAATGCATTGGAGATGCAGAGACTGATGATGAGGTCAATATAG CCCAGTCTTTAAAGGAGTTCTCTCAGCTCTTAAGCACCAtggaagaggagagaaaacgtCTG ATCCAAAATGCTGATGATGTTTTGATCTCACCACTCGAGAAGTTTCGGAAGGAACAGATTGGAGCTGTAAAG GAGGAAAAGAAGCAATTTGACAAAGAAACAGAACGGTACTACTCTGTCCTGGAGAAACACCTCAGTCTGTCTTCCAAAAAGAAGGAGTCCCAGCTGCAAGAG GCTGACTCACAGATGAGTAAAGACAGGCAGATTTTTTATGATGCGTCTCTCCAGTATGTCTTCAAGATCCAAGAAGTGCAGGAGAGAAAGAAGTTTGAATTTGTAGAGCCG CTTTTAGCCTTCCTTCAGGGGTTGTTTACATTTTACCATGAGGGATACGAGTTGGCCTCTGAGTTTGAACCCTATAAGCAGCAGCTTCAGTTTAATCTGCAAAAT GCTCGCAATAACTTTGAAAGTACACGCGCCGAGGTTGAGAGGTTGATGAAGAGGATCAGATCTGCAGAAGAGGACTTCAAAGCGCCCAGCTGCTTTACCATGGAGGGATATCTGTATATACAGGAGAAAC GTCCACTGGGAAGTGTGTGGACCAGATACTACTGTACTTATGAAAGGAGCTCCAAGATGTTCACCATGAGCAACACAGAGATCAGACCAGCCAGCAGACAG AACGGCGTGGTGCACAATACACCAGAGATGTTTAGGCTGCGCTCGTGCGTTCGAAGGAAGACCGATTCAATAGACAAACGCTTCTGCTTCGACATCGAGGTGGTGGAGAG ACAGGGTGTGATCACCCTGCAGGCGCTTTCAGAGGCCAACAGACGGCTGTGGATGGAGGCAATGGATGGGAAGGAGCCT ATATACACTCTGCCATCATTGCTCAGTAAAAAAGAAGAGA CATTTCTAAATGAGGCAGGCTTCAAATTTGTTAAGAAGTGTATCGAGCTGGTTGAAGCGAGAG GCATTACAACTCTTGGACTCTacaggacaggaggagtgaaTTCTAAGGTCCAGCGGTTGATGACGAGTGTGTTTG CTTCTACAGCTGCCTCTGACATGCAGCTGGAGGCAGATGCCTGGGACACCAAGACCATAACTAGTGGCCTCAAGGATTACTTCAG gtgcctGGCAGAACCACTGCTGACTTACAGGCTGCATAAAGACTTCATCAGGGCTGCAA GATATGATGAGCTGAACCACAGAGTGAGAGCCATTCATGCTCTTGTACACAAGTtaccagaaaaaaacagaacaatgtTGGACCTCTTAACCAACCATCTCCTTAA ggtgtCCTCTCACAGCAACGAAAATATGATGACTGTGTCCAACCTGGGAATGATCTTCGGTCCCACTTTGATGAGGTCCCAGGAGGAGACAGTGGCTGCTATGATGAACATCAAGTTTCAGAACATTGTGGTGGAGATTATTATTGAAAACCATGACAAG ATCTTCAGTGAGGCCCCAGACCTGTCAGTGCCGTTGCCTCAGGCTCCATCCTCTCGGTCGACTCCCCGCAGGAGCAAGGCCATCTGTCTGTCATCTGGAAAGAGACGAGCCCGCCTTTACCCTCCTGCTCTCTGCCTGGCAGACAATGACA GTGATACATTCAGTAGCAGCTCCAGCACGACTCCGATGGGCAGCCAGGagtctctgtcctcacactccTCTGAAAAGAACGGATTGTCTCAAACTTCACCTCCGTCCTCTCCTGCTGCTGAGCCCAGCTCACCCTCGTCAAAACAATCCTCTCCTGCTGCAGCTTCCTCTTGCTCACTGCCACAAAACGGTAAAGGTCAGAAACCCCCGACAGACAGTGCCTCCTCCCCCCACCTCCTGCCTTCTGCATCCTGGACATCCACTCAGCTCACTCCAACTCAGCAGACGtcctctgtctcctcctccACATCCTCTTTACTTTCTGCTGTGGAGAAGTCTATCAAAAGGAACTCAGTTGACTCCTTGGCTTCTGGGAAAGAGTCAAGATCTCCCTCCAGAGCCTCCACATCCACCTCCTCCGCCCAGAACTCGTCAGTAGAGCGCGCCTCCTCGCTCAGGGAGGCTGGACCAGTTCAGAGGGTGGCGTCTGTCTCCTCTCTGAAAAGCACCCATTCGGTGGATGGAAGAAATGCACCCAGTGTCACTGTCACAGACACCAAAGTGTCCGATTCTACCTCTCCTCGGCAGCTTAGAACTGCTTACAGAACTGCCTCCTCCTCatcgtcctcctcctcttcactgTTTCCCTACCGGCTTTCCACGTCTTCCTCTCTCACCTCCCTACACATCTCTGAGG ATTACAAAAGCTGTCACGGATCGGTGCAGAGTCTCATGTCGCTGGACCCACAGGAGGCTACGCACATGCGTAAAAGTTCACGCATCCGCTGTGGCTCTGATCTGACCTCGAAACACTCTGTGTCCAGCAATGGTTATCAGAGACCTGGATCACT aTTATCAGCGAGACTGCCGCAGCGCGAAAGTTCAATATTCTCCTCAGCGTTAGACGTGTGTTCCACTGGAAG ggACGCTAAAGCTCTTTACTCCTGTGAAGCAGAACACAGCCATGAACTCAGTTTTCCACAGGGGGCGCTGTTCTCAAATG tgtgCCCGTCGGTGGAACCAGGATGGCTTCAAGCAACATACAATGGCAGAACAGGCCTGGTACCTGAAAACTACATCACGTACATGTGA
- the LOC143420720 gene encoding uncharacterized protein LOC143420720, producing the protein MHHQKLKEALQNRKEKAILWLQCAGVKRTVAQKHKIFNSKRRGQDSPVKKTRHDSPDISPPKRSRKYSPNVSPPRTRPHDSPDVSPPRRRRHDSPDVSPPRTRPHDSPDVSPPRRRRHDSPDVSPPRTRPHDSPDVSPPRRRRHDSPDVSPPRTRPHDSPDVSPPRRRRHDSPDVSPPRTRPHDSPDVSPPKRRRHDSPVVSPPKRRRHDSPDVSPHRTRPHDSPDVSPPRRRRHDSPDVSPHRTRPHDSPDVSPPRRRRHDSPDVSPPRTRHHNSPDVSPPKRRRHDSPDVSPPRRRRHDSPDVSPPKRRRHDSPDVSPPRRRRHDSPGLSPPRQCSGKSEKMQSKDSASNKSKLSSSLLSKKRSPDPHRSAVAKKGQNRHDSDSDPSPPRKRPLKGNASDSDQSPPRRPSKTKRGSDSDQSPPRGQPPSGRDSDGDLSPPRRPGQSQGQRMLSGGKAGLVSVDILRKEQKENRRREKHNQPLEDFINFSLLRFFYTH; encoded by the exons ATGCATCACCAGAAACTTAAGGAAGCGCTGC AGAACAGGAAAGAGAAGGCGATCCTATGGCTGCAATGCGCAGGCGTAAAAAGGACCgtggcacaaaaacacaagataTTTAACTCAAAGAGAAGAGGACAGGATTCTCCTGTCAAAAAGACCCGGCATGACTCTCCAGACATCTCTCCACCAAAGAGAAGTCGGAAGTACTCTCCgaatgtctctcctcccaggactagacctcacgactctccagatgtctctcctcccaggagaagacgtcatgactctccagatgtctctcctcccaggactagacctcacgactctccagatgtctctcctcccaggagaagacgtcatgactctcctgatgtctctcctcccaggactagacctcacgactctccagatgtctctcctcccaggagaagacgtcatgactctccagatgtctctcctcccaggactagacctcacgactctccagatgtctctcctcccaggagaagacgtcatgactctccagatgtctctcctcccaggactagacctcatgactctccagatgtctctcctcccaagagaagacgtcacgactctcctgttgtctctcctcccaagagaagacgtcatgactctccagatgtctctcctcacaggactagacctcacgactctccagatgtctctcctcccaggagaagacgtcacgactctcctgatgtctctcctcacaggactagacctcacgactctccagatgtctctcctcccaggagaagacgtcatgactctccagatgtctctcctcccaggactagacATCAcaactctccagatgtctctcctcccaagagaagacgtcacgactctcctgatgtctctcctcccaggagaagacgtcatgactctccagatgtctctcctcccaagagaagacgtcacgactctccagatgtctctcctcccaggagaagacgcCATGACTCCCCAGGCTTGTCACCACCAAGACAGTGTTCAGGAAAGTCagaaaaaatgcaaagtaaag ATTCAGCCTCCAACAAAAGCAAGCTCAGCTCATCCTTGTTAAGTAAAAAACGCTCACCGGATCCTCATCGGTCAGCGGTGGCTAAGAAGGGTCAGAATAGACATGATTCAGACTCGGATCCGTCTCCCCCGAGGAAAAGGCCCCTGAAGGGAAACGCCTCAGACTCCGACCAATCTCCCCCAAGGAGGCCCTCAAAAACTAAACGGGGCTCAGACTCTGACCAGTCTCCACCCAGGGGGCAGCCACCGAGTGGAAGGGACTCGGATGGAGATTTGTCACCACCTCGTAGGCCAGGCCAGTCACAG gGCCAAAGGATGCTATCTGGTGGAAAGGCAGGCCTGGTTTCTGTGGACATTTTAAGGAAAGAGCAAAAGGAGAACAGacgcagagaaaaacacaatcagCCACTTGAAGATTTCATCAACTTTTCTCTCTTAAGATTTTTTTACACCCATTGA